A window of Ranitomeya variabilis isolate aRanVar5 chromosome 2, aRanVar5.hap1, whole genome shotgun sequence contains these coding sequences:
- the LOC143809707 gene encoding uncharacterized protein LOC143809707: MTPGGVELHVSVQNMYANWSLWQKQQGKRVPLGFWNRKLPDAGEKYTLFEQQLLACYWALVETEQLTLGHEVLLRLAIHIMQWVLSNPKTNRVGHAQEQSIIKWKWYISERAKKGESGIAVLHEKIADVGENESSPIKPTVLEESPVKWGKLYEDLTAEQQQHAWFTDGSARYVNGKRQWKSVAYNPKLEKHIKMEGHGKSSQYAELYAIFLALSFEQGRECHLYTDSWSVANGLATWMMGWKKYGWLIHGKEVWGKEVWECIEEIMQTTPTTVFHVDAHVPADSLERLFNSEADRAAAIRQTTAETDKAKETWLHGTAVWAHQKSGHLGEKATYRFPS, translated from the exons ATGACACCTGGAGGGGTGGAACTACACGTGTCAGTACAAAATATGTATGCAAATTGGTCTCTGTGGCAGAAGCAACAAGGGAAGAGAGTCCCTTTGGGATTCTGGAATCGCAAGCTACCTGATGCAGGGGAGAAATACACTCTCTTTGAACAACAATTGCTAGCCTGCTACTGGGCACTAGTGGAAACAGAACAGCTAACACTAGGCCATGAAGTGTTACTAAGACTGGCAATACATATAATGCAATGGGTTTTGTCCAACCCAAAAACCAACAGGGTAGGACATGCTCAAGAACAAAGTATCATTAAGTGGAAATGGTACATTTCAGAGAGAGCTAAGAAAGGAGAAAGCGGGATCGCTGTTCTCCATGAGAAAATAGCTGATGTGGGGGAAAATGAATCGTCTCCCATAAAACCCACTGTTCTGGAGGAATCCCCAGTGAAATGGGGAAAATTATATGAAGATCTTACTGCTGAACAACAACAGCatgcctggtttactgatggttctGCCAGATAtgtcaatggcaaaagacaatggaAGAGTGTGGCATATAATCCCAAATtggaaaaacatataaaaatggaaGGTCATGGTAAGAGCAGTCAATATGCGGAATTATATGCAATTTTCTTAGCTCTGAGTTTTGAGCAAGGACGTGAATGTCACTTGTATACAGATTCTTGGTCAGTGGCAAATGGACTAGCCACTTGGATGATGGGGTGGAAAAAATATGGGTGGCTTATCCATGGAAAAGAAGTTTGGGGGAAAGAGGTGTGGGAGTGTATTGAAGAAATAATGCAAACCACGCCTACCACTGTTTTTCATGTTGATGCACATGTACCTGCTGATTCACTTGAACGTTTGTTTAATTCCGAAGCAGATAGAGCAGCTGCCATTCGACAAACAACAGCGGAAACCGATAAAGCAAAAGAAACATGGCTTCACGGTACAGCCGTTTGGGCACATCAGAAAAGTGGACACCTGGGAGAAAAAGCCACTTACAG ATTTCCTTCCTAA